The following are from one region of the Methanobacterium veterum genome:
- a CDS encoding ATP synthase subunit A → MITGRIIKIAGPVIVGDGMKGTQMNEMVRVGEEGLIGEIIELEGDTATIQVYEETAGIKPGEQIESTGGPLSVELGPGILTSIYDGIQRPLENIKALTGDYIERGVDVPALPKDKKWKFVPKVSAGAQVKGGDVIGEVQETSSIVHRIMIPPKTEGTLKSIVSEGEYTIVDDIAEVETSAGVEKVQMVQKWPVRVGRPYKSKLDPDIPLVTGQRAQDTFFTVAKGGTAAMPGPFGSGKTVTQQQLAKWADADIVVYIGCGERGNEMTEVLTEFPELEDPKTGKPLMDRTVLIANTSNMPVAAREASVYTGITIAEYFRDMGYDVALMADSTSRWAEAMREISGRLEEMPGEEGYPAYLASKLAQFYERAGRVTTVGTEDKVASLTVVGAVSPPGGDLSEPVTQNTLRISKVFWALDSSLADKRHFPSIDWLQSYSLYVDSIAGWWNTNVGDDWRELRDEAMLLLQKESELQEIVQLVGPDALPDRERVTLETTRMLREDFLQQNAFHEIDTYCAPAKQYGMLKTIVMFQEHATAALERGAASNDIIALSVKEDIGRMKYIPEAEFEAEIKAIQDKVIKQTSEV, encoded by the coding sequence ATGATTACAGGAAGGATAATTAAAATAGCAGGTCCCGTTATTGTTGGAGACGGCATGAAGGGAACCCAGATGAATGAGATGGTTAGAGTCGGTGAAGAAGGACTTATCGGTGAGATAATCGAACTGGAAGGCGACACAGCAACCATTCAGGTTTATGAAGAAACTGCTGGTATCAAACCAGGGGAACAAATTGAAAGTACTGGAGGGCCACTCTCAGTAGAGTTAGGTCCTGGAATTCTTACATCCATTTACGATGGAATTCAAAGGCCACTTGAAAATATTAAAGCCTTAACTGGAGACTACATTGAAAGAGGTGTAGACGTTCCTGCACTACCTAAAGACAAAAAATGGAAATTTGTCCCAAAAGTAAGCGCAGGAGCACAGGTAAAAGGCGGAGACGTCATTGGTGAAGTTCAGGAAACTTCTTCCATAGTTCACAGGATCATGATCCCTCCAAAAACAGAAGGTACTCTAAAAAGTATCGTAAGTGAAGGAGAATACACAATAGTAGACGACATAGCTGAAGTGGAAACATCAGCCGGCGTTGAAAAAGTACAGATGGTACAGAAATGGCCTGTAAGGGTTGGAAGACCATACAAATCAAAACTTGACCCAGACATACCACTGGTAACCGGTCAAAGAGCACAGGACACATTCTTCACAGTTGCAAAAGGTGGAACAGCAGCTATGCCAGGTCCATTCGGTTCAGGTAAAACTGTTACACAGCAGCAGCTTGCAAAATGGGCTGACGCAGACATCGTTGTATACATAGGATGTGGAGAACGTGGAAACGAAATGACAGAGGTTTTAACCGAGTTCCCAGAACTTGAAGACCCAAAAACAGGAAAACCACTCATGGACAGAACAGTCCTTATCGCAAACACATCAAACATGCCTGTGGCTGCAAGGGAAGCATCTGTATACACAGGAATTACCATTGCAGAATACTTCAGAGACATGGGATACGATGTAGCTCTTATGGCTGACTCAACATCAAGATGGGCAGAGGCTATGAGGGAAATTTCAGGAAGGCTCGAAGAGATGCCTGGTGAAGAAGGTTACCCAGCTTACCTTGCATCAAAACTCGCTCAATTCTACGAAAGAGCAGGAAGAGTAACCACAGTAGGTACAGAAGATAAAGTAGCATCATTAACAGTAGTCGGTGCAGTATCACCTCCTGGTGGGGACCTTTCAGAGCCTGTAACTCAAAACACTTTACGTATATCCAAAGTGTTCTGGGCGCTTGACTCATCACTTGCAGACAAACGTCACTTCCCTTCAATTGACTGGCTGCAGAGCTACTCATTATATGTAGACAGCATCGCAGGATGGTGGAACACCAATGTAGGTGACGATTGGAGAGAATTAAGGGACGAAGCAATGCTTTTACTCCAGAAAGAATCCGAACTTCAGGAAATCGTTCAGCTAGTAGGTCCTGATGCATTACCTGACAGGGAAAGAGTCACCTTAGAAACCACAAGGATGCTAAGGGAAGATTTCCTCCAGCAGAACGCGTTCCACGAAATAGACACTTACTGTGCACCAGCAAAACAATACGGAATGCTTAAAACCATAGTCATGTTCCAGGAACACGCTACCGCAGCTCTTGAACGCGGCGCGGCATCCAACGATATCATTGCACTCAGCGTAAAAGAAGACATCGGTAGAATGAAATACATACCTGAAGCAGAGTTTGAAGCTGAGATTAAAGCAATTCAGGATAAGGTAATTAAACAAACTAGTGAGGTATGA
- a CDS encoding V-type ATP synthase subunit C: MADGIISIVAQMGFPSIDPLLGLLALVGLIVGAIVIVVVIRPLLDIFPYAYPNARVRARTGKILTEKQLTEIIESNDLTEVTNYLRGLPDYAKYIDQYPLEKALDTHLADNYETLTKIVPKDIKPIFSVLLQKWDIRNIKSIIAAKEADLSRDETVNLIVPFGELKDSLDKLLDAKSITEIINGLEGTAYAHVLDEALPAYQKTGMVLPLEASLDKFFLENLLTATSNPSDESTRALHSYIGTQIDAANLGIILRAKAEGLKYDDIQPYIVSDGYQIREWKLKDLMESESVGNVVSSLDGTEYAQILTDALPEYTKTGSVAPLEAALDEKVRQTAKALSVKIPFGIGPIVGFLSKKEKEIRNLKVITRAKREVGFSNSKIKELLV, translated from the coding sequence ATGGCAGATGGTATCATATCAATAGTAGCTCAAATGGGTTTTCCCTCTATTGATCCTCTTTTAGGTCTTTTAGCACTGGTAGGGTTAATTGTTGGAGCTATAGTGATAGTGGTAGTCATACGACCATTGTTAGATATTTTTCCATATGCTTACCCTAATGCACGAGTAAGAGCAAGAACAGGAAAAATTCTTACAGAAAAACAATTAACAGAAATTATCGAATCAAATGACTTAACAGAAGTGACAAATTATCTTAGAGGACTTCCAGACTATGCAAAATACATAGATCAGTATCCTCTAGAAAAAGCCCTTGATACGCATCTTGCAGATAATTATGAAACATTAACCAAAATAGTCCCAAAGGATATTAAACCTATTTTCAGTGTTTTACTCCAAAAATGGGATATAAGGAATATAAAAAGCATAATTGCTGCAAAAGAAGCAGATTTATCCAGAGATGAAACTGTAAATCTTATAGTTCCATTTGGAGAGTTAAAAGACTCACTGGATAAACTTTTAGATGCAAAAAGTATCACTGAAATTATCAACGGTCTTGAAGGGACAGCATATGCACATGTTCTTGATGAGGCATTGCCTGCATATCAAAAAACAGGCATGGTTTTACCTTTAGAAGCTTCGCTCGATAAATTTTTCCTTGAAAACCTATTAACCGCTACATCAAATCCTTCTGATGAAAGCACAAGAGCTTTACATTCATATATAGGAACACAAATTGACGCAGCTAACTTAGGCATCATTTTAAGGGCAAAAGCTGAAGGTCTAAAGTATGACGATATACAACCTTATATTGTTTCAGATGGTTATCAAATTAGAGAATGGAAATTAAAAGACCTAATGGAATCTGAAAGTGTAGGAAATGTTGTAAGCAGCCTAGACGGAACTGAATATGCACAAATTCTTACTGATGCTTTACCAGAATATACTAAAACAGGTTCTGTAGCACCACTGGAAGCAGCTTTAGACGAAAAAGTCAGACAAACTGCAAAAGCTTTATCAGTTAAAATACCTTTCGGAATAGGGCCAATTGTAGGTTTCTTAAGCAAAAAAGAAAAAGAAATAAGAAACTTAAAGGTTATAACTCGCGCAAAAAGAGAAGTAGGATTCTCTAACTCAAAAATTAAGGAGTTGCTAGTATGA
- a CDS encoding citryl-CoA lyase, protein MAIGRETIENLLKLGNPKWKTSITSVEPNKLKTRGYMQEDLIGNISFSEMVYLLIKGELPPESESKMFEAVLTSFCDHGVTPPSTQAARIIASTGSPMHACVSGGLLAFGKHHAGAIENAMKTIQEGVKRSHGDIEATAREMVDEFLESGNKIPGFGHRYHNEDPRARKLIELAKEYGCSGIHTELALTIQSILLEEKGIRMNIDGANAGILSDMGFDWTIGTGIFMIGRLPALVTHIYEEQTREAPFRKLFDTEEIYYDGIDERRIIKEDEK, encoded by the coding sequence ATGGCAATTGGAAGAGAAACAATAGAAAACCTACTTAAACTTGGTAATCCCAAATGGAAGACCAGCATAACAAGCGTTGAACCAAATAAACTTAAAACTAGAGGATACATGCAGGAGGATCTTATAGGAAATATATCCTTTTCTGAAATGGTTTATTTACTCATTAAGGGAGAATTACCACCAGAAAGTGAATCAAAAATGTTTGAAGCAGTCTTAACTTCCTTTTGTGATCACGGTGTAACACCCCCAAGTACTCAGGCTGCAAGAATTATTGCATCTACAGGATCCCCAATGCACGCATGCGTTTCAGGCGGACTTTTGGCCTTTGGGAAACACCATGCAGGAGCCATAGAGAATGCCATGAAAACCATTCAAGAAGGTGTTAAACGATCACATGGAGATATAGAAGCAACTGCCAGGGAAATGGTGGATGAATTTTTAGAAAGTGGAAATAAAATACCTGGTTTCGGCCACAGATACCACAATGAAGATCCAAGGGCCCGCAAACTTATAGAACTTGCCAAAGAGTACGGGTGTTCAGGAATACACACTGAGCTTGCACTTACAATTCAAAGTATTCTTTTAGAAGAAAAAGGAATTAGAATGAATATCGACGGAGCCAATGCAGGCATATTGTCAGATATGGGTTTCGATTGGACTATTGGGACTGGAATATTCATGATTGGGAGACTTCCCGCTCTCGTTACACATATATATGAAGAACAGACCAGAGAAGCTCCTTTCAGAAAATTATTCGATACAGAAGAGATTTACTATGACGGCATTGATGAACGCAGGATAATAAAAGAGGATGAAAAGTAA
- a CDS encoding ATP synthase subunit B translates to MDLNIKTREYTTVSEVSGPLMIVEGVEDVGYNEIVDIITPAGDARRGQVLEVREGFAVVQVFEGTSDLNTATTKVRFTGETARLGVSLDMLGRVFGGTGKPIDGGPEIIPDKELDINGNPMNPTAREFPAEFIQTGISTIDGTNTLVRGQKLPIFSGSGLPHNDLAAQIARHAKVVGEETEFAVVFAAMGITHEEANFFMRDFERTGALERVTVFMNLADDPATERIITPRMALTTAEYFAFEKGMHVLVILTDMTNYCEALREISAAREEVPGRRGYPGYMYTDLASLYERAGRMEGKEGSITQMPILVMPQDDITHPIPDLTGYITEGQIVLSRDLYRKGIYPPVDVLPSLSRLMSGGIGEGRTREDHSGVSDQLYSAYSEGRDLRDLMAVVGEEALTERDRKYLAFADEFENKFVTETKDEDRTIEETLTIGWELLSLLPEAELKRVKAEHIPKYHPAHK, encoded by the coding sequence ATGGATTTAAATATCAAAACAAGGGAATATACAACCGTTTCTGAAGTTTCAGGACCTCTCATGATTGTAGAAGGTGTTGAAGATGTGGGCTACAACGAAATAGTAGACATAATAACACCTGCAGGGGACGCCAGAAGAGGACAGGTTCTCGAGGTACGTGAAGGTTTTGCGGTTGTACAGGTGTTTGAAGGTACAAGCGACCTTAACACAGCAACAACCAAAGTAAGATTTACAGGTGAAACAGCGAGATTAGGTGTTTCCCTTGACATGCTCGGAAGAGTTTTCGGAGGTACTGGAAAACCTATAGACGGCGGTCCAGAGATCATCCCAGATAAAGAACTCGATATTAACGGAAACCCAATGAACCCAACCGCAAGGGAATTCCCAGCAGAATTTATACAGACTGGTATCTCAACCATAGACGGAACAAACACTCTTGTTAGAGGACAAAAACTCCCTATATTTTCAGGATCTGGATTACCTCACAACGACCTTGCAGCACAGATTGCAAGACACGCTAAGGTAGTAGGAGAAGAAACTGAATTTGCAGTTGTATTTGCAGCTATGGGAATTACCCACGAAGAAGCAAACTTCTTCATGAGAGATTTCGAAAGAACCGGAGCTCTCGAAAGAGTTACAGTTTTCATGAACCTTGCAGACGACCCTGCAACTGAAAGGATCATTACACCAAGGATGGCACTTACAACAGCAGAATACTTTGCTTTTGAAAAAGGAATGCACGTTCTTGTTATCTTAACTGATATGACCAACTACTGTGAAGCATTAAGGGAAATTTCAGCTGCACGTGAAGAGGTTCCAGGAAGACGTGGATACCCAGGTTACATGTACACTGACCTTGCTTCACTCTATGAGAGAGCAGGTCGTATGGAAGGTAAAGAAGGTTCAATTACCCAGATGCCAATTCTTGTTATGCCTCAGGATGATATTACCCACCCAATTCCTGACTTGACCGGTTACATTACCGAAGGACAGATCGTATTAAGCAGAGATCTTTACAGGAAAGGTATTTATCCTCCAGTAGACGTACTCCCATCACTTTCAAGATTGATGAGTGGTGGAATTGGTGAAGGAAGAACAAGAGAAGACCACAGCGGTGTATCTGACCAGCTTTATTCAGCATATTCTGAAGGCCGTGACTTAAGAGACCTTATGGCTGTTGTTGGTGAAGAAGCACTTACAGAACGTGACCGAAAATATCTCGCATTTGCAGATGAATTCGAGAACAAGTTCGTTACAGAAACCAAAGATGAGGACAGGACCATCGAGGAAACACTCACCATTGGTTGGGAACTTCTAAGTTTACTTCCTGAAGCTGAACTTAAAAGGGTTAAAGCAGAGCATATTCCAAAATATCACCCTGCACATAAATAA
- a CDS encoding ATP synthase subunit K (produces ATP from ADP in the presence of a proton gradient across the membrane; the K subunit is a nonenzymatic component which binds the dimeric form by interacting with the G and E subunits) produces the protein MVLEIGGALVAIGAGVAVGFAGLGSGLGQGIAAAGGVGAVAEDRGMFAQGLIFAVLAETQAIYGLLIAILLMLGAGILGGATKNISVAMGLAAVGAGAAIGFAGLGSGIGQGITGASSVGAVVEDKDMFAQGLIFAVLSETQAIYGLLVAILIMLGVGLLGGG, from the coding sequence ATGGTATTAGAAATAGGTGGCGCACTAGTAGCAATAGGCGCGGGAGTAGCAGTAGGTTTTGCTGGATTAGGATCAGGTTTAGGACAAGGTATAGCAGCTGCTGGAGGTGTAGGTGCAGTTGCAGAAGACAGAGGTATGTTTGCTCAGGGCCTTATCTTCGCTGTACTTGCAGAGACTCAGGCTATATACGGTCTGTTAATTGCTATACTGTTAATGTTAGGTGCTGGAATACTTGGTGGAGCAACAAAGAATATTAGCGTCGCTATGGGATTAGCAGCAGTAGGTGCAGGTGCAGCTATTGGATTTGCTGGTCTTGGTTCTGGTATCGGTCAGGGTATCACTGGAGCATCATCTGTAGGTGCAGTAGTAGAAGACAAAGACATGTTTGCTCAGGGCCTTATCTTCGCAGTATTATCAGAGACTCAGGCTATATACGGTCTGTTAGTTGCTATATTGATAATGTTAGGTGTTGGACTCCTCGGAGGAGGTTAA
- a CDS encoding V-type proton ATPase subunit E, protein MNSGADKIVSSIISDAQSKADVIIQEAERETALIVEEGEKEAVLEKEKILENANKQSAMKYQQLISEAKMNSRRAELEAREEIIESAFKRAEDELKKIASTDSDEYKESLKKIIEEASIEIGGGDLILSLKADDVAKVKDAISSLEKNIEGKTGTKTTLEIGENIATIGGAVVKTKNGDIEVNNTIEARMLRFKKALRSEVAKILFK, encoded by the coding sequence ATGAACTCTGGGGCAGATAAAATTGTCTCAAGCATAATTTCTGATGCGCAAAGTAAGGCTGATGTTATAATCCAAGAAGCTGAAAGAGAAACTGCTCTTATTGTTGAAGAAGGAGAAAAAGAAGCAGTTTTAGAAAAAGAAAAGATCCTGGAAAATGCCAATAAACAGTCCGCAATGAAATATCAACAGCTCATCTCTGAAGCTAAAATGAACTCCAGAAGAGCAGAGCTTGAGGCAAGAGAAGAAATAATAGAAAGTGCATTTAAACGTGCCGAAGATGAACTAAAGAAAATTGCATCTACTGATAGTGATGAATACAAAGAATCCCTCAAAAAAATCATAGAAGAAGCTTCTATTGAGATTGGTGGAGGAGACTTAATATTATCATTAAAAGCAGATGACGTTGCCAAAGTCAAGGATGCAATTTCATCACTTGAAAAGAATATTGAAGGAAAAACTGGCACTAAAACAACCTTAGAGATTGGAGAAAACATAGCTACCATTGGGGGAGCTGTTGTAAAAACCAAAAATGGAGATATTGAAGTTAACAATACAATCGAAGCTAGAATGCTGAGGTTCAAAAAAGCTCTACGATCAGAGGTTGCAAAAATATTATTTAAATAA
- a CDS encoding V-type ATP synthase subunit D, with the protein MAQEMLEGVNPTRMELLKLKDREKLAVKGHGLLKEKRNALIMEFFNILERVKGSRNEVEKKMAEAFEDLTTAQIVMGDLAVKKAAVSVKESVKVDIDSRSVMGVVVPILEAETSQRNMVQRGYGFVDTSAKLDEAARKFEESINLILELAEIEKTIVLLAEEIESTKRRVNALEHIIIPRVENTVKYIEMRLEEMERENFVRLKMIKKAMES; encoded by the coding sequence ATGGCACAAGAAATGTTAGAAGGAGTTAATCCAACAAGGATGGAACTTCTTAAACTTAAGGACCGTGAAAAGCTCGCAGTTAAAGGGCATGGTCTCCTTAAAGAGAAAAGGAATGCTCTTATAATGGAATTTTTCAACATACTGGAACGTGTAAAAGGTTCCAGAAATGAAGTTGAGAAAAAAATGGCTGAGGCATTTGAAGATCTCACAACTGCTCAAATTGTTATGGGAGACTTAGCTGTTAAAAAAGCTGCGGTGTCTGTTAAAGAATCTGTCAAAGTGGATATCGACTCACGGAGTGTAATGGGTGTTGTGGTGCCTATACTTGAAGCTGAAACTTCACAAAGAAACATGGTTCAAAGAGGTTACGGATTTGTAGATACTTCTGCCAAACTTGATGAGGCAGCAAGGAAGTTCGAAGAATCAATCAATTTAATACTTGAACTTGCAGAAATCGAAAAAACCATTGTACTTCTTGCAGAAGAGATAGAATCAACAAAAAGAAGGGTAAATGCGCTAGAGCACATAATCATTCCAAGAGTAGAAAATACAGTCAAGTACATTGAAATGCGGCTTGAAGAAATGGAAAGAGAAAACTTCGTAAGGTTGAAAATGATTAAAAAGGCCATGGAGTCATAA
- a CDS encoding DUF61 family protein yields the protein MKKLDPSDNILKKQVISLNRHLPRRRKTLAELLKEERPHVLGADGTRHRFKNAELKEIASMIDKEDYKKLKLPIYIEIESLTSGARIAGDMESTIICKILNIDPCKRELFIYRPQIKELRIKFPTTTQYIFLVR from the coding sequence ATGAAAAAATTAGATCCTTCAGATAACATTCTTAAAAAGCAGGTTATAAGTTTAAACAGGCATCTCCCAAGACGTCGAAAAACATTAGCAGAACTTTTGAAAGAAGAAAGGCCCCACGTACTAGGTGCAGATGGTACAAGGCACAGATTTAAAAATGCTGAACTTAAAGAAATAGCCAGCATGATTGATAAAGAAGACTATAAAAAATTAAAACTTCCTATTTATATTGAAATCGAGTCGCTGACATCTGGAGCAAGAATTGCTGGAGACATGGAGTCAACCATTATCTGCAAAATATTAAATATTGACCCATGTAAACGTGAACTTTTTATATATAGACCTCAAATAAAGGAACTTAGGATTAAGTTTCCAACAACTACACAGTACATCTTTCTCGTAAGATAG
- a CDS encoding V-type ATP synthase subunit I: protein MFKPARMKKLKILTLDAYSNSVVSALHEEEIVQIHDISERIQQDAEWKQILKPSKATAYTGKLSSLQMKTAGIVDFLKSAERKEGGILKSVMGFINPKVPQKKEVEDLDTETLIAHAESVLDKVEGQTKTIENKINILDSEKNELNNALNIATKLQNIDIDLSDLENTIYTSAIAGKMPSAQFEEFKKEVTSITDQIVILEQDAEEDTKILIVITLKEYGSKVSALLRRFEFELYNTSGLSGKPAAIISSAEARINEIDNEKAQLMNELADIAEKWKDDLLILKEQLDIEKNRNEIFSFFGETNKTLMLEAWVPVKKADKAVETINESSEGYSIIEVTDPEEGDDIPIHLDNPRFAKPYEMFVHMYSPPGYNEIDPSIFLALMFPFFFGFCLTDAGYGIADALIGIVLILGLGKVNKMMRNMGIIMVTGGLWAIILGTITNSFLGDIYGRFLIGDPTVAIPGTVEAVNAFAHPDNILIMAIAVGVIYTVIGLIIGARNNLVAGKTKEALGEQIAWLMMFVGVGLAAASFLLGLSSILLYVGGAIAVIAIIMFIYVNGPFGVMDLMGMIGNILSYARLLALGLATGGIAMTVNIFVQLVGGIPYIGLILIPIVFIFGHIANGAFQTFGGIINALRLHYVEFFGQFYIGGSQKFRAFRTKRKITKLGGK from the coding sequence ATGTTTAAGCCAGCGAGAATGAAAAAGCTTAAAATACTCACTTTAGATGCCTATTCTAATTCTGTGGTAAGTGCTCTTCATGAAGAAGAGATAGTTCAAATCCATGATATTTCAGAACGCATCCAACAGGATGCGGAATGGAAACAAATTTTAAAACCATCAAAGGCCACTGCCTATACTGGTAAACTATCTTCACTTCAAATGAAGACTGCAGGAATTGTTGATTTTTTAAAATCCGCAGAACGAAAAGAAGGCGGCATTCTTAAGAGTGTTATGGGCTTTATAAATCCAAAAGTACCACAAAAAAAAGAAGTTGAAGATCTAGATACGGAAACTCTCATTGCACATGCAGAATCCGTTCTAGACAAAGTAGAAGGACAAACAAAAACAATCGAAAATAAAATAAATATTCTTGATTCAGAAAAAAACGAGCTTAACAACGCTCTTAACATTGCAACTAAACTCCAAAATATTGATATTGATCTCAGTGATTTAGAAAATACAATATATACTTCTGCAATAGCTGGAAAAATGCCCAGTGCTCAATTTGAAGAATTTAAAAAAGAAGTAACTTCCATAACAGATCAGATCGTGATTTTAGAGCAAGATGCCGAAGAAGATACAAAGATCTTAATCGTCATAACTTTAAAAGAATATGGTAGTAAAGTCTCAGCTCTTCTAAGAAGATTCGAATTTGAGTTGTATAATACTTCAGGACTTTCCGGAAAACCAGCTGCAATAATTTCAAGTGCCGAAGCTAGAATCAATGAAATTGATAATGAAAAAGCACAATTAATGAATGAACTTGCAGATATTGCAGAAAAATGGAAAGATGATCTTTTAATATTAAAAGAGCAGCTCGATATCGAAAAAAATAGAAATGAAATATTTTCTTTCTTTGGAGAAACAAATAAAACTTTAATGTTAGAAGCATGGGTTCCAGTTAAAAAGGCAGATAAAGCTGTTGAAACCATTAATGAATCCAGTGAAGGTTACTCCATCATTGAAGTAACTGATCCTGAAGAAGGAGATGACATTCCAATTCATCTGGATAACCCACGTTTTGCCAAACCATACGAAATGTTCGTACATATGTACTCTCCACCAGGTTATAATGAAATAGATCCATCAATATTCCTTGCATTAATGTTCCCATTTTTCTTCGGGTTCTGTCTTACAGATGCCGGTTATGGTATTGCAGATGCTTTAATTGGTATAGTTTTAATTCTTGGACTTGGAAAAGTAAATAAGATGATGCGCAATATGGGTATTATCATGGTTACAGGTGGTCTATGGGCAATTATACTTGGTACAATTACAAATAGTTTCCTGGGAGATATATACGGTAGATTCCTTATAGGAGATCCAACTGTTGCGATCCCTGGAACTGTAGAAGCAGTCAATGCATTTGCACATCCTGATAACATATTAATTATGGCAATAGCAGTTGGTGTAATCTACACAGTTATAGGGCTAATAATTGGAGCTCGTAACAATTTAGTAGCTGGAAAAACCAAAGAAGCTTTAGGAGAACAAATAGCATGGCTAATGATGTTTGTAGGTGTTGGTCTTGCAGCTGCATCTTTCTTGTTAGGATTAAGTTCAATTTTACTCTATGTAGGAGGAGCCATTGCCGTTATAGCCATTATCATGTTCATATATGTTAATGGACCATTTGGAGTCATGGACCTTATGGGAATGATTGGAAATATTCTATCATATGCAAGGCTGCTTGCTCTTGGTCTTGCAACAGGCGGAATAGCTATGACTGTGAACATTTTTGTCCAGTTAGTGGGCGGAATTCCTTATATTGGTTTAATACTCATACCAATAGTATTTATATTTGGACACATCGCTAACGGTGCGTTCCAGACTTTCGGAGGTATTATTAACGCTCTCCGTTTACATTATGTTGAATTTTTTGGTCAGTTTTACATCGGCGGAAGTCAAAAATTCCGGGCTTTCCGTACAAAAAGAAAAATTACTAAGTTAGGAGGTAAATAA
- a CDS encoding V-type ATP synthase subunit F codes for MKSSIAVIADPDTVTGFKLGGIKSGYPVENMEEAETTLKEVFKGDFSIIITTEKIGDELRKTIERLTKASALPMIIEVPDKTGPSERKTDPIGELIKRVIGVEMVK; via the coding sequence ATGAAATCAAGTATAGCGGTTATTGCAGATCCAGATACAGTTACAGGATTTAAGCTTGGAGGCATAAAATCAGGGTATCCTGTAGAAAATATGGAAGAAGCAGAAACCACCCTTAAAGAAGTTTTCAAAGGAGATTTTTCAATCATAATAACCACTGAAAAGATTGGAGATGAACTGAGGAAAACAATTGAGAGACTCACAAAAGCAAGCGCGTTACCTATGATAATTGAAGTACCCGATAAAACAGGTCCATCTGAAAGGAAGACTGATCCTATTGGGGAACTTATTAAACGAGTAATTGGGGTTGAGATGGTAAAATGA
- the ahaH gene encoding ATP synthase archaeal subunit H yields MMSISEAITTIKKAENDADKLIEDAKQRSSKMKEEAKEKAEVLIKNAKDEAHEETGDIIFKAEDEAKKETLQISKEADEKINKTKNQAAGKVDEAVDVIVKNIL; encoded by the coding sequence ATGATGTCGATATCTGAAGCTATTACGACAATTAAAAAGGCAGAAAATGATGCCGATAAACTAATAGAGGATGCAAAGCAAAGATCCTCTAAAATGAAAGAAGAAGCGAAAGAAAAGGCAGAGGTGCTTATTAAAAACGCTAAAGACGAAGCTCATGAAGAAACTGGTGATATAATCTTTAAAGCAGAAGATGAAGCTAAAAAAGAAACTCTCCAAATATCAAAAGAAGCTGACGAGAAAATAAATAAAACTAAAAATCAGGCTGCAGGTAAAGTTGATGAAGCTGTAGACGTTATAGTTAAAAATATACTATAG
- a CDS encoding DUF22 domain-containing protein, with the protein MGAIRVLNRVDEVKEELKGEELHALGDFKVGNIIGKLRAVIADEDMDIKANEAKSIKIKKINIPANHIVFLSAYASNRYGHTVAVGEEVHLPMSMKRTVDYASFLANIDGTIQKDDLLGVLVLLPVEMIK; encoded by the coding sequence ATGGGAGCTATTAGAGTATTAAATAGGGTAGATGAGGTTAAAGAAGAGCTTAAAGGCGAAGAACTTCACGCACTAGGCGATTTTAAAGTAGGAAACATTATTGGTAAACTACGCGCCGTAATAGCTGATGAGGACATGGATATTAAAGCTAATGAAGCCAAATCAATAAAGATTAAAAAAATCAATATCCCTGCAAACCACATAGTGTTCTTATCTGCTTATGCATCAAACAGATATGGACATACAGTAGCAGTGGGAGAAGAAGTTCATCTTCCTATGAGCATGAAAAGAACAGTTGACTATGCTTCATTTCTTGCAAACATCGATGGTACTATACAAAAAGACGACTTACTTGGAGTTTTAGTTCTTCTCCCTGTAGAGATGATCAAATAA